Sequence from the Armatimonadota bacterium genome:
CGCCCCATGGCGACCGCAAGCAGATCTGAAACCGTCCCTCCAGCGCCGCTGTGCAGACCCATCAGTTCGTCTGCAAACGCTAACGGCGAGTCGATGGCGCGGTCGATGATCGCCATCCGGTAACGGTCTGTGAACGGCTTGCGCTCAAAGTTGAGATCGCTCAGACGCATGTTCCCAACGAAAAGGGCCTCCTCGATCCCCGCCTTTTCAACGTCTGTAAGCTGTCCAAGCGCAGAGCAGGCCAGAGCCAGAGTCAGGATCAAGCAGCGAAACCGATGCATGCCCTAGTCTATCCCGGAGAACCCCGGCTCGATGAACTGCCACGGGTCGATCAGGGGCAACCGTGCGTCATCGATCACCCGCTCGTCGAACGGAAACCTGTTGTCAGCCGGTCGCTCACTGTCGAAAAACAGCCCCAGGCCGATGGTCGAGGCACGCTCTGGCGGCTCGGAACCATCGAACGAACACCGTCCTCCCGGCGCCAAGATGCGTAGCTGGAATGGGGAGGAATCGCTCTTTGACATCAGAGGCTCTAAGACGGACTCCGCCAACTGCTCAACGACCCACATGACGTCGTCTACGCGCCCGTGCCGCTGCATCTCCTCGACCGTGTGGATCAGGGCGACCGACAGGCGAGACTCCATGAGCCGTGCGCCCAACTTTGGAAAGTCGATGCGGAGCCCCGTTGCGAACGTCGCGCGGTCCGCATGGGTGTAGCCGACAAGTTTGCACAGGCCGTGCAGTTGCAGCGACGCGCTGTGCACTGTGGCGATGTCGCCTCGACTCAGCGGCAGGAGCGGAAGATTCGGCCGGAACCCTTGCCCCCACGGCCACAGCGCGTTCAGAGGTTGCAGTCCCTCGTCCAGGCGTCGTCTGTTCACTGGATTGCCGGAGAGCAAATTGATCGAATCGTCGATGAACCGCCTCAACTCACGGTCGTGATCTCCGTCCGGCAGGCAGTTCTTCAACGCCGAACCGTACGCCTCTGTCATTGGAGTCGTCATCATTTCGAGCGAACCGTTCTCCATGACCAGGGCGTGTTCGACTCCCTCTCCGACAAGGAGCGTAAGCGACCTGGTTGCCAGGCGATCGGCTTCTTCCATCAACTTTCGCACGTCTTCAAAGTTTTGGCGAGCGTCCGGTTTGCTGAGCAGACCTGCGCCGTCGACGGAGCAAAGCGTTAGCCGAAAGTGGACGGAATCTGCCGGCGGGTGATGACCAAGCGCCGCGATCAGAAGCGGGCCTGGAGCGACCGCTGTTTCGAGCGGGTTCATTCCGAGCCATGCCGCTTCGGGCGTTGCACAGGCGGGGATCGGATTCAAGCGAACGATCTGCGCCCGGTCGACGATTTCCCCCAGCGCGACCGGCGGATCGCGCAGAGCCGAGTCGTCAATCGGCTTGCTCACCAGATAGGGGATGACGATCGACACGCGCCGCATGGCGCTATTATGCTTTCCGCTGGCGCCTTCTCCAGTGCAACCAGACGATCAGCAGCGCTGCGCCCGCTCCGCTCATGTCGATCAGGACGTCCCAAACACTGCCGGTCCGAGAGTCGAACGACATCTGCGTGGCTTCGTCGAAGACGGAGTGGCTGAACGCCCAGATAACGGCGAGTCGCGCGGCGATGTTGAAATCCAGTTTCGCGGCCAGCGCCGCGCGCGCAAGCGAGTACGAGAGCGCACAGTAGAAGACCACGTGAGTGGACTTGCGAAAGACAAAGGTTCCGACCTCGGCGCGCTCTAGCGACCATCCGGCCACCGACTGCAACCACGCGATCATCGGATCAGCGTCGCCAACTGCGCCCGAGAACACTGCTACAAGCAGCCCCATTCCCATCGCGAGCGTCAGCCAGCGCACCGACTTGCCTCGGGCTGAGAGCTGGTATCCAAGCAGAATCGGCAGAGTGCAAATCGCGAGCCAACTGATTTTTGCGACTGGGCCTGGGATATGCATGAGGTTCTCCAGGCGATCGGACATCAGGCCTAAACCGACCGCCAAAGAGAACGCGACGACATACCTCAGCACCCATCGCAAGGCGTCGGCAGCCGCATGCAGCGACCGCACAATCGGCCAGCAGCCTGCAACTACGAGTACGATCAAGACGGCGCGAAAACCTACCGTTCCGACGGAGATTGCAGCGCCCAGCAAAAGCAGCACATCCGCCATCGCTACTTTCCAGCTACTTGCCGCCACGACGGCATTTTATCACTTCGAACCAAAGCGGTAACCTGGGGACCATGCGCATCTTGGTGACCAACGACGACGGCATTCACGCCGAAGGCCTTCGAAGCTTGGTCGACGCGGTCAGCGGTTTCGGTGAGATCGCTGTGGTCGCGCCGGATGTGGAGCGCAGCGCGTGCGGGCATGGGATGACGTTGCGCGACCCGCTGCGGGTCAAGGAGTCGAGCGCGTTCGACTGTCCGGCGTTCGAGGTCAACGGCCTGCCGGTCGATTGCGTCAACGTCGCGCTGTCGCTCTGCTTCCCCGATGGGTGCGACCTCGTGCTGAGCGGCATCAACGTCGGGCCGAATCTAGGGTTTGACATCACGTACTCTGGGACGGTTGCGGCTGCGATGGAGGCCGCCATCAACGGCATCAAAGGCATTGCGATTTCGATGTCGGTATTCGCGGACGGCGCTCCGTCGCATCTCGATACCGGTGCCGGCTGGATTCGCGACAACTGGCCGCTGCTCCTCGATCTGCCGACCGGCGAACGGACGTTTTGGAACATCAACGTGCCTGCAATTGCGGCGTCCGAGATAGCGGGCAATAGGTTCGTCAAGACGGGCG
This genomic interval carries:
- a CDS encoding VanZ family protein, whose amino-acid sequence is MAASSWKVAMADVLLLLGAAISVGTVGFRAVLIVLVVAGCWPIVRSLHAAADALRWVLRYVVAFSLAVGLGLMSDRLENLMHIPGPVAKISWLAICTLPILLGYQLSARGKSVRWLTLAMGMGLLVAVFSGAVGDADPMIAWLQSVAGWSLERAEVGTFVFRKSTHVVFYCALSYSLARAALAAKLDFNIAARLAVIWAFSHSVFDEATQMSFDSRTGSVWDVLIDMSGAGAALLIVWLHWRRRQRKA
- the surE gene encoding 5'/3'-nucleotidase SurE; the encoded protein is MRILVTNDDGIHAEGLRSLVDAVSGFGEIAVVAPDVERSACGHGMTLRDPLRVKESSAFDCPAFEVNGLPVDCVNVALSLCFPDGCDLVLSGINVGPNLGFDITYSGTVAAAMEAAINGIKGIAISMSVFADGAPSHLDTGAGWIRDNWPLLLDLPTGERTFWNINVPAIAASEIAGNRFVKTGDRVYEDRVERRDDPWGRPYYWQGGVVVMRPDQHGTDVQAVSEGYVAITPLTVDWTDHTVLTECEALE